In Streptomyces sp. RFCAC02, the following proteins share a genomic window:
- a CDS encoding sodium:solute symporter family protein: MSALDWIVVAGYFLVVVAIGWWSKNRIHSVADFFTARGQIPWWLSGVSHHMSGYSAVMFVAFAAVAYNEGITIYFWWPLTIGLGVGVGVFLFAARWNRLRAKHDVKSPLEYLTRRYNLPTQQVLAYSGAALKVVDIAAKWVAISVLLQGFADIPLEVGIIFTGVATMAYMTVGGLWADVLTDMGQFVIQAVAGFAMLIAVMIELGADFPFTMWGDLPESHGDPVTGSVTTWLILAFLLVKTFEYNGGMWNLAQRYMSAPSGSEAKRAAALSSALWLVWPLILFLPMVAAPLIVPGLTNGEESYIALAKELLPAGLIGLLLAGFFSHTMAMVASDSNVITAVITRDIAPVLVPKVRRLTEGGQLMFARITTVLFVAVSVTLAITTGGEGFVLDTVVELVAATMGPISIPLMLGLLPWFRRVGPTAAITSWAGGLLVWYTVRYIMEDATQAQIVGLPLLTSLVLYIAIGFLKPERTAERDALIDSLETDPEPGDTAAAEPTVPPQGRTPGVPAA; the protein is encoded by the coding sequence ATGTCCGCGTTGGACTGGATCGTGGTCGCTGGCTACTTCCTCGTGGTGGTAGCCATCGGCTGGTGGTCGAAGAACCGCATTCACAGCGTCGCCGACTTCTTCACCGCCCGGGGGCAGATCCCGTGGTGGCTGTCCGGCGTCTCGCACCACATGTCCGGCTACAGCGCGGTGATGTTCGTGGCGTTCGCCGCCGTCGCGTACAACGAGGGCATCACCATCTACTTCTGGTGGCCGCTCACGATCGGGCTCGGCGTCGGCGTCGGCGTGTTCCTCTTCGCCGCCCGCTGGAACCGCCTGCGCGCCAAGCACGACGTCAAGTCCCCGCTCGAATACCTCACCCGCCGCTACAACCTGCCCACCCAGCAGGTCCTCGCGTACAGCGGCGCCGCGCTCAAGGTCGTCGACATCGCCGCCAAGTGGGTCGCGATCTCCGTGCTGCTGCAGGGCTTCGCCGACATCCCCCTCGAAGTCGGCATCATCTTCACGGGCGTCGCGACGATGGCGTACATGACGGTCGGCGGGCTGTGGGCCGACGTGCTCACCGACATGGGGCAGTTCGTCATCCAGGCCGTCGCGGGCTTCGCGATGCTCATCGCCGTCATGATCGAACTCGGCGCCGACTTCCCCTTCACCATGTGGGGCGACCTGCCCGAGAGCCACGGCGACCCGGTCACCGGCTCCGTCACGACCTGGCTGATCCTCGCGTTCCTGCTGGTGAAGACGTTCGAGTACAACGGCGGCATGTGGAACCTGGCGCAGCGCTACATGTCCGCGCCGTCCGGCTCCGAGGCGAAGCGGGCCGCCGCGCTCTCCAGCGCCCTGTGGCTCGTGTGGCCCCTGATCCTCTTCCTGCCCATGGTCGCGGCGCCGCTGATCGTGCCCGGCCTGACGAACGGCGAGGAGTCGTACATCGCGCTCGCCAAGGAGCTGCTGCCCGCCGGCCTCATCGGGCTCCTGCTCGCCGGCTTCTTCTCCCACACGATGGCCATGGTGGCGTCCGACTCGAACGTCATCACCGCCGTCATCACGCGGGACATCGCGCCCGTCCTGGTGCCGAAGGTGCGGCGGCTCACGGAGGGCGGGCAGCTCATGTTCGCCCGCATCACGACCGTGCTGTTCGTCGCCGTCAGCGTGACGCTCGCCATCACGACCGGGGGCGAGGGCTTCGTCCTCGACACAGTGGTGGAACTCGTCGCGGCCACCATGGGACCGATCTCCATCCCGCTGATGCTGGGGCTGCTGCCCTGGTTCCGGCGCGTCGGGCCGACGGCGGCCATCACGTCCTGGGCGGGCGGACTCCTCGTCTGGTACACCGTCCGCTACATCATGGAGGACGCCACGCAGGCGCAGATCGTGGGCCTGCCGCTGCTGACCTCCCTCGTCCTCTACATCGCCATCGGCTTCCTGAAGCCCGAGCGCACGGCCGAACGGGACGCGCTCATCGACTCCCTCGAAACCGACCCGGAACCGGGCGACACGGCCGCCGCCGAGCCGACCGTACCGCCGCAGGGACGCACCCCGGGCGTGCCCGCCGCCTGA
- a CDS encoding DNA-binding protein produces MSGTLVLDSEALSKLARRHRVATAWLGVARQSDLAVVTSAATLVEARDPKVPQAAFDHAVSLTKVRPVTEEVARAASRLLAGANLHGHTYGIDAILAATAHEEYGDVTVLTSDTDDLRRLCRPRIAVEPI; encoded by the coding sequence TTCTCGACAGCGAGGCTCTCTCCAAGCTCGCTCGCCGTCACCGTGTCGCGACCGCGTGGCTGGGCGTCGCCCGCCAGTCGGACCTGGCCGTCGTGACGAGTGCGGCGACACTGGTGGAAGCACGCGACCCGAAGGTGCCGCAGGCGGCGTTCGACCACGCGGTCTCACTGACGAAAGTGCGTCCAGTCACGGAAGAGGTCGCCCGCGCAGCCAGCAGACTCCTCGCCGGCGCGAATCTGCACGGCCACACATACGGCATCGACGCGATACTGGCCGCCACAGCACACGAGGAATACGGCGACGTCACCGTACTCACCAGCGACACCGACGACCTCCGGCGACTGTGCCGCCCACGGATCGCCGTCGAGCCGATCTGA
- a CDS encoding TetR/AcrR family transcriptional regulator produces MTSESSGAGNAAVRRRAPNAARRSEKSRRAILTAAFELVGEVGYAKLSVEGIAARAGVGKQTIYRWWPSKGAVLFDAFLMLSEGDGGEPGELPDTGDLAADLKLVLRATVAELNDQGHDEPMRALSIEMGRDPELAAQYAERLGGPMNEMKKRRLRSAQRAGQLDADIDLDIAVDLLWGPLAARWLQRDGPLTPEYADALVDAALAGLRPRP; encoded by the coding sequence ATGACGAGTGAGTCCAGTGGGGCCGGGAACGCTGCCGTGCGACGGCGGGCGCCGAATGCCGCGCGGCGCAGTGAGAAGTCCCGCCGTGCGATCCTCACGGCCGCCTTCGAGCTGGTCGGCGAGGTCGGGTACGCGAAGCTGAGCGTCGAGGGCATCGCCGCGCGGGCCGGCGTCGGCAAGCAGACGATCTACCGGTGGTGGCCGTCCAAGGGCGCCGTCCTGTTCGACGCGTTCCTCATGCTGTCCGAGGGCGACGGCGGGGAGCCTGGCGAGCTGCCGGACACCGGTGACCTGGCGGCCGACCTGAAGCTCGTGCTGCGCGCCACCGTCGCCGAGCTGAACGACCAGGGCCACGACGAGCCGATGCGTGCCCTCTCCATCGAGATGGGGCGCGACCCGGAGCTGGCCGCGCAGTACGCCGAGCGGCTCGGCGGTCCGATGAACGAGATGAAGAAGCGGCGCCTGCGCAGCGCCCAGCGTGCCGGACAGCTCGACGCCGACATCGATCTCGACATCGCGGTGGACCTCCTGTGGGGTCCCCTCGCCGCGCGCTGGCTCCAGCGCGACGGGCCGCTGACCCCGGAGTACGCCGACGCCCTGGTGGACGCGGCCCTCGCCGGTCTGCGCCCGCGCCCCTGA